A window from Peromyscus eremicus chromosome 1, PerEre_H2_v1, whole genome shotgun sequence encodes these proteins:
- the LOC131900900 gene encoding olfactory receptor 52N4-like: MLLLNQTEVTPASFILNGIPGLEDMHVWISFPFCSMYAVAVVGNCGLLYLIFFEDSLHRSMYYFLAMLSFTDLVMCTASIPKTLCIFWFYLKEISFSDCLVQMFFIHTFTGMESGVLMLMALDRYVAICYPLRYSTILTNPVIAKAGLATFLRAVVLIIPLVFITKQLPYCRGNMIHHTYCDQLSVAKVSCGNIKVNIVYGLMIALLIGGFDILCITVSYTMILRAVVSLSSADARQKAFSTCTAHICAIIFSYGPAFFCFFLNRFGDRVIHPSCLIIVANIYLLLPPTMNPVVYGVKTKQIRDCVIRILSRSKDEKHS, from the coding sequence ATCAAACAGAGGTGACCCCAGCCTCATTCATTCTGAATGGGATCCCAGGCCTGGAAGACATGCATGTCTGGATTTCCTTCCCGTTCTGTTCTATGTATGCAGTAGCTGTGGTGGGGAACTGTGGACTCCTCTACCTCATCTTCTTTGAGGATTCCCTTCACAGGTCCATGTATTACTTCTTGGCTATGTTATCCTTTACTGACCTGGTCATGTGCACTGCTTCAATCCCCAAAACTCTCTGCATCTTCTGGTTCTACCTTAAGGAAATCAGCTTTAGTGACTGTCTGGTCCAGATGTTCTTCATTCACACTTTCACAGGGATGGAGTCTGGGGTGCTGATGCTGATGGCTCTGGATCGCTATGTAGCAATTTGCTATCCTCTGCGCTATTCCACCATCCTCACCAACCCTGTCATTGCAAAAGCTGGGCTTGCTACTTTCTTGAGAGCAGTGGTACTCATTATTCCTTTGGTTTTCATCACAAAGCAACTCCCTTACTGCAGAGGCAACATGATACACCATACCTACTGTGACCAGTTATCTGTAGCCAAGGTCTCCTGCGGGAATATCAAGGTCAATATTGTCTATGGTTTGATGATTGCCCTCTTGATTGGGGGCTTTGACATCCTGTGTATCACTGTCTCCTACACCATGATCCTGAGGGCAGTGGTCAGCCTGTCCTCAGCAGATGCTCGGCAGAAGGCCTTCAGCACCTGCACTGCCCACATCTGTGCCATCATTTTCTCCTATGGCCCAgccttcttttgtttctttttaaaccgATTTGGGGACCGTGTAATCCATCCATCTTGCCTCATCATTGTGGCtaatatttatttgcttttgccTCCCACTATGAACCCTGTTGTCTATGGAGTGAAAACCAAGCAGATACGAGACTGTGTCATAAGGATTCTTTCAAGGTCTAAGGATGAAAAGCATAGCTGA